The stretch of DNA gcacacacatgaacaaacaaacaaacacgcacacacacgaacaaacacgcacgcacacgcacgcacacatacaaacaaacaaacgcgaacaaacaaacacacacacacacacaaagaaacacgAACAAACAAACACGCACGCACGCGAACAAGCACGCGAGCGAgcatgcacgcacgcacacaaacacagagtaaGATTCCCACAGTGTTAATGATCCAGGCTGTGCTGCGTTCAGGGCCTGTGACAGCTGGTCAGTTTTCTGCGTGTTGACGCCTGCTTTTCGCCCTCAGAGCGGTTCGGCAGGATTCTGGTGGACACGGTCGGGACGGATAAAATGCAGACCTGGTTCAAAGCCAACAGAGGCGCCATGGTGCTCTGCAGGTGCGTGTGCGTGGACGTCTGGAGTTTAAAACGCGGCTGGAGTTCCTCCTTAAAAACTTTGTGTTTTTCCGTTGTGTTCGCAGCCTTCTGAACAGCTGCGACGCGTCTGTGGCGGCGGAGGTGAAGGCGGCGCTCCGGTCCATCGAGCCGCAGCTCAGCAGCATCAGCGACAACAAAGGAGTCGAAATCCTGCTGGAGAACCTGAACAAGTAGACGCAGGCGTTGGAACTCTTTAAGAACTCTTTAAGAACTCTTTAAGAAGCGAACACGGCCCGAatatgtttcagctttctgtctGCGAGGGGAAACGAGTCTTTGAGAATCTGTGGTGGAGCTTTACAGGGTCGCTTCGTTCAAGGTGTTCAGATATCCATCCAACTGGCCCGATGCCGAATTAAAAGAATTCCCCCTGCAGTGAagtttataaatatatatatgtgtgtgtaaaatATCAAAGTCTGGACCATTAACAACCTAAATCCCTCAGATGAGTCCAGTCAGAGCCCAGCGGGTCGTCCTCTGGTTCAGatagtttttgtattttgttgttGATCAATTTTGAAtcaactggggaaaaaaaagctctaAAGTATAATTAATTCCATCACTCTGAACTAAACAAACAGTTATTAACCGTTATTATAACGCCTTTAAAGTTGgatcttgacttttttttatgaataattataatTAGTATTTAAACTGTTTCTCTTtgggataaaaaaaagttttttttttttctttattttttagtaTTTCAGAAAACTGGCtgaaaaaatattttgcaaTGCTTCAATTAAAATGTAATTCAGTGTTTTTCTGAGTCTCTGTGTGACCAGTGTTGAACTCATTTATAAAAGAGGAGCGCTGTTCCATCCATCAGCTGTGATGCTTGGATCGGCTGAGCAGAAATCTACAAAGTTCCTTCTTCCCTGGGTGACACTGAGCTGGTTCCAAAGCCAGCTGAGAGGAAAAAATAAGATCCCCAGCAGGTCTAAGGTCCAAAACACGACGTGTATATGCATATATTCCACTTTTTACTTCATGGTGACCCGACATTCTCGTCGAGAATTAATACTAGGGCtgtgcaacgattaaaattttgaatctaatcacatgatttccctgattaatcacgattaatcgcatttgtacgcaaaatccaaaaatgaatccaaaagtagtgtatagcttttagcatttagctttattttaaatgtgctgccatatgaatgaaagtgccataacatttgttgtgcaaacacacttttaacatcagcatctttctgtagtttttatgtagaagcctcgctccactgtctgtttccttgaatgacttgctgctatcagttgtgtgttttgcctttaagtgatattttagactggaactactacgctgagaagacaattcaacttggcagtgtttacagatgactttggttctgtcgactccgccgtctggaagaactttaacatgaaaatggccgagtaaaagttccgtacccttctccatgtttggtggatccgccgattactttcttttcctgttccacagcagacagcagcagacttttacaaaataaaagcctgtgagcaacagacttttacaataataaaataaataataaaacagccccatgtacagaggctatagtcctcgctgcagccggttcgagtcccgcatcggacggccctgtgctgcatgttgttccccctctctctgccccctgcttcctgtctctctgaactttccattaaaggcacaaaagccccaacaaaaatgtttcttttaaaaatgcgttaatgtgtatcggcgttaaataactagCGAGTTAACAGCTGCattgattcactgaaacatggtcaaacatgaatataaacacAGAATATGAGACAGAAAcggagctttaaagtgaatatttggcCTGAGCGCCTttatttcaaacacagcctgaagaaatgaacaaaaccaaagtcagcgtaactccaggattattttcccatttccacagtgatgagatgtgaaaagagtctgtgataaaggaaggtctgctgACTCCTCTGCTGggctccatgaagtggaagagaaacaacaacatacagacacaccgACACCAGGATCCCACTGATgtttagagctcagagaagtttagattttaatatttctgtgaatcaaactcctcatcagcagtgatatcctccatggctgcacagacacaggaaacagcagcaaataaacagcagaacagcagagacatcaacgcaaccagctgtcagccaCAAGCTGActaaacacatttatttcactttacacaaactctgctGAGGATCCAGGAGAAGAATAAAGCCAGATCCCAgcacagagcggctgagtgaatgtggtctgcactctgtggaggagagtcatggttccagagacgctgtagaaggacagaatacctgctctgtgatccaggtacactcccactctggaggcccggggacctgagatggaggtttccATGCTGTTGTACCTAAATGTATAACTGTTTGAGTAACACTCTAATgaccaagatttgtcattagaTCCAAATCCACATTCAGTCcatcctgctctgctgatgttcttgtatgcgactgctacaccaactcctctccctctccactccacctcccagtaacaacgtccagtcagactctctctgctcaggacctgagaCCATccagtgaatctgtctggatgatcagaataAGACTGATGTGGAAACATAAAgctcacttttctgttcccctctgacagtaacagccatgtgtgtgctgtgtttggatccagtgtgatttcacatgaatatcttaagaatccagctctgctcgttggttctggttctgacagtaaaacatccacttcagcgactctcagtgagatgttggcccattcctctctcaggatgtcctgtagtttatctctgagctctgacacagctgctgtcacatcctcaaagtgcctcagaggacggatctggatgctggatgagtgtgtagcccccctgagtgctgacactgagggccagctgtgcagaaactggctgtgatcctctgtgtgtgagagctgctgcagctcagcatctttcctcttcagctcagtgatctcctgctccagcttctcctgaagctctttgactcgactcccttcggcttcctgctgggatctgatctgctgcttcacatcagagcttcttttctggaggagacggatcagctgggTGAAGgtcttctggctgtgctcctctgttttatcagcagagcgatggatggcctccagctgctgctgaagcagcttcacatctttctctgcgtcctggattctctgctggatctgctgccgactcccctccagctctctctgcctctcagtcctttctgctgcagctgacactgtgtcgtggcctttatgatCCTCCATtaagcagagataacagatgcacttctgatcGGTACGGCAGaaaatcttcatcacctcaccgtgaacagagcagatgtgatcagcaggagcagcttggagtccagtcttcttcagctgctccactaaagcAGCTAACATGGTGTTTTTCCCCAGGACAGGCCTCGGTATGAAGGTtttcctgcactgagggcagctgtggatccccttctgatcctctccatcccagtggGCTTTAATACAGctcatgcagtagctgtgtccacagggaatagccaccggatccttcagcagatccaggcagaTCGAACAGGAGAAGCTTTCTCggtccagctgaactcctttctgcgccatttctcctctcagatCAGCGACTCAGTGAGTTTCACTTCCTGAAAGCTGAAACTTATCTGAGCTCTGAGCTATAAATCACGTGTCTGTGCAGAGAACAGAGCCTATCAGCTCCCCTCCTGTTGGTTACACCCATCATGAGCTGCAGATCTGAAGGGGAGGAAACAACAAGTGAGTCGGAGCTGATTCACAGCAGACTTCATGGTTAAAACACGGGTCGATTCTTCTTTTAATCCCTTTGGAAAGAAGCTTCACTTTCACAGTGAATGCAGCAGAGTTTTGAGCCTGAAAAATCAGGAAGAACATTTAGAAACtagggccgggcaacgattaaaacttttaatctaattaatcacatgatttccctgattaatcacgattaatcgcatttgtacgcaaaactgaatccaaaagtagcgtatagcttttagcatttagctttattttaaatgtgctgccatatgaatgaaagtgccataacatttgttgtgcaaacacacttttaacatcagcatctttctgtagtttttatgtagaagcctcgctccactgtctgtttccttgaatgacttgctgctatcagttgtgtgttttgcctttaagtgatattttagactggaactactacgctgagaagacaattcaacttggcagtgtttacagatgactttggttctgtcgactccgccgtctggaagaactttaaaatgaaaatggccgagtaaaagttccgtacccttctccatgtttggtggatccgccgattactttcttttcctgttccgcagcagacagcagcagacttttacaaaataaaagcctgtgagcaacagacttttacaaaataaaagcctgtgagtaaaagacttttacaaaataaaagcctgtgagcaacagacttttacaaaataaaagcctgtgagcaacagactttcaagtcccgcatcggacggccctgtgctgcatgttgttccccctctctctgccccctgcttcctgtctctctgaactttcttatccattaaaggcacaaaagccccaacaaaaatgtttcttttaaaaatgcgttaatgtgtatcggtgttaaataactAGCGAGTTAACAGCTGCattgattcactgaaacatgttcaaacatgaatataaacacAGAATATGAGACAGAAAcggagctttaaagtgaattttTGGCCTGAGCGCCTTTATTCTCAAACACAGCCTGAAGAAATGAACAAAACCAAAGTCAGCGTAACTCCAGgattattttcccatttccacagtgatgagatctgaaaagagtctgtgataaaggaaggtctgctgACTCCTCTGCTGggctccatgaagtggaagagaaacaacaacatacagacacaccgACACCAGGATCCCACTGATgtttagagctcagagaagtttagaTTTTAATATTTCTGTCAATCAAACTCCTCAtcagcagtgatatcctccatggctgcacagacacaggaaacagcagcaaataaacagcagaacagcagcagagacatcccagcaaccagctgtcagcaacaagctgactaaatacatttatttcactttacacaaactctgctGAGTCTCCAGGAGAAGAATAAAGCCAGATCCCAgcacagagcggctgagtgaatgtggtctgcactctgtggaggagagtcatggttccagagacgctgtagaaggacagaatacctgctctgtgatccaggtacactcccactctggaggcccgaggacctgagatggaggtttccATGCTGTTGTACCTAAATGAATAACTGCCTGAGACACAATCTAATgaccaagatttgtcattaaatccaaATCCACATTCAGTCcatcctgctctgctgatgttcttgtatgcgactgctacaccAACTCCTCTCTCtcccatctccacctcccagtaacaacgtccagtcagactctctctgctcaggacctgccACCATccagtgaatctgtctggatgatcagaataAGACTGATTTTGTTCCATtactgtcacttttctgttcccctctgacagtaacagctctctgtgtgctgtgtttggatccagtgtgatttcacatgaatatcttaagaatccagctctgctcgttggttttggttctggttctggttctgacagtaaaacatccacttcagcgactctcagtgagatgttggtccattcctctctcaggatgtcctgtagtttatctctgagctctgacacagctgctgtcacatcctcaaagtgcctcagaggacggatctggatgctggatgagtgtgtagcccccctgagtgctgccactgaggggcagctgtgcagaaactggctgtgatcctctgtgtgtgagagctgctgcagctcagcatctttcctcttcagctcagtgatctcctgctccagcttctcctgaagctctttgactcgactcccttcggcttcctgctgggatctgatctgctgcttcacatcagagcttcttttctggaggagacggatcagctgggTGAAGgtcttctggctgtgctcctctgttttatcagcagactgatggatggcctccagctgctgctgaagcagcttcacatctttctctgcgtcctggattctctgctggatctgctgccgactcccctccagctctctctgcctctcagtcctttctgctgcagctgacactgtgtcgtggcctttatgatCATCCATtaagcagagataacagatgcacttctgatcGGTACGGCAGaaaatcttcatcacctcaccgtgatcagagcagatgttctcctggagcttgttggagggctccaccagcttgtgtttcctgagtggagctgaatcataatgaggctgaaggtgttcctcacagtaagaggccaggcaggataaacaggacttaacggctttcagcttcctcccagagcagacatcacaggccacatcttcagctccagcatagcagtgatcagcaggagcagcacggagtccagtcttcttcagctgctccactaaatcagctaGCATGGTGTTTTTCCCCAGGACAGGCCTCGGTATGAAGGTtttcctgcactgagggcagctgtggatccccctctgatcctctccatcccagtggGCTTTAATACAGctcatgcagtagctgtgtccacagggaatagtcaccggatccttcagcagatccaggcagaTCGAACAGGAGAAACTTTCTCggtccagctgaactcctttctgcgccatttctcctctcagatCAGCGACTCAGTGAGTTTCACTTCCTGAAAGCTGAAACTTATCTGAGCTCTGAGCTATAAATCACGTGTCTGTGCAGAGAACAGAACCGGTCGGTTCACATTCTGTTGGTTACGCCCATCATGAGCTGCAGatctgaaggggagggaacaaCAAGTGAGTCGGAGCTGATTCACAGCAGACTTCATGGTTAAAACACGGGTCGATTCTTCTTTTAATCCCTTTGGAAAGAAGCTTCACTTTCACAGTAAATGCAGCAGAGTTTTGAGCCTGAAAAATCAGGAAGAACATTTAGAAACtagggccgggcaacgattaaaacttttaatctaattaatcacatgatttccctgattaatcacgattaatcgcatttgtacgcagaatccaaaaatggatacaaaagtagtgtatagcttttagcatttagctttattttaaatgtgctgccatatgaatgaaagtgccataacatttgttgtgcaaacacacttttaacatcagcatctttctgtagtttttatgtagaagcctcgctccactgtctgtttccttgaatgacttgctgctatcagttgtgtgttttgcctttaagtgatattttagactggaactactacgctgagaagacaattcaacttggcagtgtttacagatgactttggttctgtcgactccgccgtctggaagaactttaaaatgaaaatggccgagtaaaagttccgtacccttctccatgtttggtggatccgccgattactttcttttcctgttccacagcagacagcaacagacttttacaaaataaaagcctgtgagcaacagacttttacaaaataaaagcctatgagcaacagacttttacaaaataaaagcctgtgagcagcagacttttacaaaataaaagcctgtgagcaacaagccccaaaaaataaattaattaaaaacctgcgttaatgtgcgataaaatgttcatctgcgttaaataattaacgagttaacgagATAATAACACCCTAATATATTCCACTTTTTACTTCGTGGGGACCCGACATTCTTGTTGAGAATTAATACAGAAACGAGAGGAAATGTACATTCCAGCACAGTGATTTGACTCTACTGAAAAAGTTCAAAATTAGCAGCATCAACACAAAAATATTGCAGCTTTGCGGCAGTTTTTAGCGCGCCGACATGTTTTCAGGTCTGTAAAACActgagggtaaaaaaaaaactgagcgtCCAACTCCAGCTGCCGGCAGGTCTGGAAGCTTTTGAAGGTTTTGCTGGTTGAGAACATCACAGAAAGTTTGAAGTGAAGCAGCCAGGATACAATCAGAACGCCGACTTTCCGCTCTAATTTGATTGGTTTAACGACAACAGTGCGTTAAGGCTTTCAGCCTCTTCATCCTCCTTTTCACAGCTTCAATGCAACCAATAACATGCGGCCCGTTTCCTCGATATATTCCAGAGATATTAAACAGATTTCTGATCTTTGTAGTAGATTAGAttgatgatttttatttttgaacatgtataaaaaaagaaaatgtatgtaactatttgtacatacaaaagaaagaaaaaaattaaaaattaaatcacaAAGTACAAAACACCGGAAGGAATGGGAAGacgtacaatacttttttagtctcccttttaactactcttcagtttgtaaatatcctaactacaatacaccaatataaatatatatacacacacttcctaaatatctaaataaataatcaCAAAATGATGTGGATCCAAAAAGGAGGAGCCCAGCTGGCAGCTGAAGCTTTAGAGGTGACCAGATCAACAATTTGGCACCTCCCAAAAACAGAAGGAATGCAAAGAGCTAAGGAGCACCTAAAGGCCCGCGagaccagggctgtgttcgaaaccgcatacttctcatactactcctactactcatactaactttgagttagtatgtgagtttgagtaagggagaagttcccggatgcatactagattctctgaaatgttgggtatgcatcatgaggttactactcatactcaaactacccaagatgcaacgtaacgtgacgtcgccgatcgtcatttcctgtcaaaacggcagtttcaagctagctacaacgagggtaggttcacttcctgttttcaaaacaaaagcaccaattgtatcttaatggctttccctatgataaaaggcaacgggtattttattttgtgaaaataaccggaagtgcgttgctcactgcggctagctttagtagcgccgaattcgtgggaacaaaatagtaaacagccggtattttgtcaggttttcaacacgttggggatctaaacgactactttctcacctgaaatgtttcaaatgttgctaaagtttacagagtttagagcttaagagaaatcagcttcaggccggctgatttcggctcgggcaggagcgagatgcattgtgggtaaatgcatTGGTGGAAACCCAGCAAGATGACTCGATCGTGTGAAAATGTAGAGATGTGTTCGTGCTTCTTCATTAAAGCAGAGTTTCTTCCCAAATTAATCCCAAATAATTAGGAGGAACTTCAGAATGTACTGCAGGATTAAAGCAACAGTTGCTGAGCcaaaagaaatgagaaacagAAGCAGAAGTTGGCAACACATTGCAGGGCAGCACCAGTGGATCTGAGTGATTGGGTATAAATTCAGTGACGGTAATCTGCTGTAAAGCAGCTTCAGGCTAAAGAACAGATTCCAAGCTGTAATTTCAAGTTTGCTTGCAAACACATTAAAGGTCAAAACAGTTCAGGGATTTAAATGAGGATTTCTCGCTGCCCGTCAGGAAAAAGCAGAGTTTAACTCGTTGAAACGGTTTCCCACGTGAGGTCAGGAGCTGGGAAGGTGGGCACCTGACCTCAGACCCTCCTTCATCCAACAGGCCTCTGATGAGAAACCCGAGTGGCTCTGAGCCAGAGACACAGAACGATCCACAGCCCAGATGGCGGCTCTTAAACTTCTTATTTATTTCCGTCCCGCTGTCGTCGTTCACCCCTCAGTCCTGGATTACATGCGAGCTTTGGAGCCTGATGGATGGCGTGTGAGCGGAGGGGAAGATGTTGGGGGGACACACACGGCTTTAACATGGATTAATTTAAGTGAATAACATGCTCTGATTGAGCGTCTGAACACAAACCGACAGCTGGACGATGACGCAGTGAACAGAGGAGTTGGGGAAGTTCAACATTCTTCCTCTAAATATTTCCTGAGACTGTAATTTTGTCACGGAACATCAATTTCCACCATTAATGTTCATTTGGAGAGAGACTGTTTGGTGTTTGGTGTTGATTTCACCACTTTCTCATCAGATCTGTAACAAAAGTGAAGTTTGAGAGCCAGTTATCACTCTCACAGGCCAGGACTGCTTCATGGAAACCGTttacagggtgcttgctctttttccaaattaaaattccagacttttttcccccaagaccttaactgtatgtacttgtaacttgtgtgcctactgcctacttcattggttgagactgtaccaactgtgtttattagaaatgttcatttttataggctagtattcaatgaacagatgcattattcacagtaaattatgcttttaccgatgaaaacgtttcaaaacatgaaaatcacaagtacatgaatttcacatcaaacaagtgtcacaaaaactatctataaaaaaaaaaatg from Odontesthes bonariensis isolate fOdoBon6 chromosome 22, fOdoBon6.hap1, whole genome shotgun sequence encodes:
- the LOC142373072 gene encoding tripartite motif-containing protein 16-like protein, with translation MAQKGVQLDRESFSCSICLDLLKDPVAIPCGHSYCMSCIKAHWDGEDQKGIHSCPQCRKTFIPRPVLGKNTMLAALVEQLKKTGLQAAPADHICSVHGEVMKIFCRTDQKCICYLCLMEDHKGHDTVSAAAERTERQRELEGSRQQIQQRIQDAEKDVKLLQQQLEAIHRSADKTEEHSQKTFTQLIRLLQKRSSDVKQQIRSQQEAEGSRVKELQEKLEQEITELKRKDAELQQLSHTEDHSQFLHSWPSVSALRGATHSSSIQIRPLRHFEDVTAAVSELRDKLQDILREEWANISLRVAEVDVLLSEPEPTSRAGFLRYSCEITLDPNTAHTWLLLSEGNRKVSFMFPHQSYSDHPDRFTGWSQVLSRESLTGRCYWEVEWRGRGVGVAVAYKNISRAGWTECGFGSNDKSWSLECYSNSYTFRYNSMETSISGPRASRVGVYLDHRAGILSFYSVSGTMTLLHRVQTTFTQPLCAGIWLYSSPGSSAEFV
- the LOC142373071 gene encoding tripartite motif-containing protein 16-like; amino-acid sequence: MAQKGVQLDRESFSCSICLDLLKDPVTIPCGHSYCMSCIKAHWDGEDQRGIHSCPQCRKTFIPRPVLGKNTMLADLVEQLKKTGLRAAPADHCYAGAEDVACDVCSGRKLKAVKSCLSCLASYCEEHLQPHYDSAPLRKHKLVEPSNKLQENICSDHGEVMKIFCRTDQKCICYLCLMDDHKGHDTVSAAAERTERQRELEGSRQQIQQRIQDAEKDVKLLQQQLEAIHQSADKTEEHSQKTFTQLIRLLQKRSSDVKQQIRSQQEAEGSRVKELQEKLEQEITELKRKDAELQQLSHTEDHSQFLHSCPSVAALRGATHSSSIQIRPLRHFEDVTAAVSELRDKLQDILREEWTNISLRVAEVDVLLSEPEPEPKPTSRAGFLRYSCEITLDPNTAHRELLLSEGNRKVTVMEQNQSYSDHPDRFTGWWQVLSRESLTGRCYWEVEMGERGVGVAVAYKNISRAGWTECGFGFNDKSWSLDCVSGSYSFRYNSMETSISGPRASRVGVYLDHRAGILSFYSVSGTMTLLHRVQTTFTQPLCAGIWLYSSPGDSAEFV